The DNA segment CGCTTTTGCCGCTCAGCTAGAGAAGGAACTTCGCGGTAAGTATGAAACCGATAAGGTGAAAATCCATATTATCGGTTTTGCGAAGATGGCGGGTGATGTGGCCGATGGCGCCAAAGGCGTATTGCTGTTCTTCGTGATTGCCATTTTGATCACGGCGGTGATGGTCTATCTGTTTTCAAAGTCACTTATTCTGACCCTATTGCCATTAGTTTGTAGTTTAACGGCGGTGATCTGGCAGCTGGGTTTACTGACGGTCATCGGTTTTGGCCTAGACCCCATGTCAATTCTGGTGCCATTCCTCGTCTTTGCTATCGGGGTGAGTCACGGGGTGCAGATGATCAACGCGGTCAGACGTCGCGTGATGGACGGACAAACCACCAAGGCAGCCTCGGCTTCTGCGTTTCGTAGCTTATTGGTGCCGGGCGGGGTAGCACTACTTTCTGATACGGTCGGTTTTATCACACTGTTATCCATTGATATCGGTATTATCCGTGAGCTGGCCATTTCGGCCTCACTCGGGGTGGGTGTGATTATTTTCACTAACCTTATCCTTCTGCCTTTAGTGATTTCTTTCACTGAACTTAAGGTTGCACCACAGGGCGCGCCGACTTCGGATGAAGTGCGAGCCGAGGCAATTTGGCGCTACCTTGCCAAATTTGCCACGCCGAAATACGCGGTAGTGGTAATTGTGGCAACCATTGCCTTGTATTTTGCGGGTCTGCAACAGGCTAATCAGATGAAAATTGGCGATTTGCAGGGCGGGGCGCCAGCTTTACACCAAGATTCACGCTACAACTTGGACACTTTCTTTATTACAGATCACTTCTCTATTACCACCGATGTTATGACTGTGATTGTGGAAGCGAGCCCTGAGGCCTGTACTTACCACGATATGCTGACGCAAATTGATGAGTTTGAATGGTTAGTGCGTAATACCCCTGGTATTGAATCGACAGTGAGCTTGGCCTCGGTGGCGAAAAAAGTGAATGCTGGCTTTAACGAAGGCAACCCAAGATGGGAAGTCTTACCGCGCACCACTGCGAGTTTAGTGCAAGCAATTGGCCAGATCCCAACGACATCGGGCTTGTTAAATGGCGATTGCTCTGTGATGCCTGTGTATCTATTTATGCAGGATCACAAGGCGGAAACCATTGAAACGGTTGTCGCTAAGGTGAAAGCGGTCGCGGCCAAAATGGACAATGATAAACTGCAATTTAAGCTAGCATCTGGCCCTGTCGGAGTAATGGCGGCGACCAACGAAGCGGTGGCGGAAGCCCAATTGCCTATGATGATTTATGTGTATGGCGCGGTATTTGTGCTTTGTCTTATCAGCTTTAAGTCATTAAAAGCGACAGTCGCGGTGATTATTCCGCTCTATGTGGTCTCCACACTGGCGCAGGCACTGATGACTCAGCTTAATATTGGCTTAGCAGTCAGTACCTTACCCGTAATTGCGCTGGGTGTGGGGATCGGTGTTGACTACGGTATTTATATCCTGTCGACCATGTCATCTAAGTTATCGAATGGGATGCCAGTACAGCAAGCCTACTATGAAGCGTTAGTCGAGCGGGGCAGTGCGGTGATTTTCACTGGCCTGACGTTGGCGATTGGGGTGAGTACTTGGTTTTTCTCGGCGCTTAAGTTCCAAATGGACATGGGGATCCTGCTCACCTTCATGTTTGTGGTAAATATGTTGGGCGCCATAATTATCCTGCCAGCACTGGCAGCGGTATTCTGGCGGCAGGCTAAGTAGATACAAACAATGGGGAGTTTTTGACTCCCCATTGTCTTTGAATATAAACGCTGTTTTTTTGATTTTTTGCTCACCTGTTATCGCATCTTTACGCTCTGGCTGGATTTACAGAGGATGTACCACTAAAATTTTCCTCGAAATACAGAGGATTTAGTAATAAACTTCGCGCGACGATCTGGATCACACTAATTTTCTGAGA comes from the Shewanella mangrovisoli genome and includes:
- a CDS encoding efflux RND transporter permease subunit → MLEKLVNGFESFLFRNRAWVVSIFILLTVFLGYQASQLKMDAAFIKNIPLNHSYMQTYLKHQKDFGGANSIMVAVEDTSGNIFNPNFFDTLKNVHDQLFFIPGVDRSQVKSLFSPSTRFTEVVEDGFAGGPVIPADFTTTEAGLNTVRDNIEKAGIVGRLIANDYSAAMVSAQLMDFDPQTGKPLDTIAFAAQLEKELRGKYETDKVKIHIIGFAKMAGDVADGAKGVLLFFVIAILITAVMVYLFSKSLILTLLPLVCSLTAVIWQLGLLTVIGFGLDPMSILVPFLVFAIGVSHGVQMINAVRRRVMDGQTTKAASASAFRSLLVPGGVALLSDTVGFITLLSIDIGIIRELAISASLGVGVIIFTNLILLPLVISFTELKVAPQGAPTSDEVRAEAIWRYLAKFATPKYAVVVIVATIALYFAGLQQANQMKIGDLQGGAPALHQDSRYNLDTFFITDHFSITTDVMTVIVEASPEACTYHDMLTQIDEFEWLVRNTPGIESTVSLASVAKKVNAGFNEGNPRWEVLPRTTASLVQAIGQIPTTSGLLNGDCSVMPVYLFMQDHKAETIETVVAKVKAVAAKMDNDKLQFKLASGPVGVMAATNEAVAEAQLPMMIYVYGAVFVLCLISFKSLKATVAVIIPLYVVSTLAQALMTQLNIGLAVSTLPVIALGVGIGVDYGIYILSTMSSKLSNGMPVQQAYYEALVERGSAVIFTGLTLAIGVSTWFFSALKFQMDMGILLTFMFVVNMLGAIIILPALAAVFWRQAK